In one Musa acuminata AAA Group cultivar baxijiao chromosome BXJ2-5, Cavendish_Baxijiao_AAA, whole genome shotgun sequence genomic region, the following are encoded:
- the LOC135612591 gene encoding eukaryotic translation initiation factor 3 subunit K-like → MGREQQQQQQAAYTVEQLVAVNPYNPDILTDLENYVNEQVSSQTYSLDANLCLLRLYQFEPGRMSVPIVVRILIKALMAMPATDFSLCLFLIPEQVQMEEQIKTLIVLSHYLETARFRQFWEEAAKNRSTLEVVPGFEQAIQGYAIHVLSLTYQKVPRPVTAEAINIEGLSLDKFLEYHVANSGWVLEKGHSRSQLMVLPRNEFNHPELKKNTVDGMPFEHVTRIFPILS, encoded by the exons ATGGggagagagcagcagcagcagcagcaagcggCCTACACGGTGGAGCAGCTCGTCGCCGTGAATCCTTACAACCCGGACATCCTCACAGATCTGGAGAACTACGTCAACGAGCAG GTTTCATCTCAAACATACAGCTTGGATGCAAACCTTTGTCTTCTTCGGCTTTATCAG ttTGAGCCAGGTCGAATGAGTGTTCCTATTGTAGTCCGGATTTTGATTAAG GCTCTCATGGCTATGCCAGCCACTGATTTTAGCCTTTGTCTCTTCTTGATTCCTGAGCAAGTG CAAATGGAAGAGCAGATTAAGACATTGATTGTTCTCTCTCACTATCTTGAA ACTGCAAGATTTCGTCAATTTTGGGAAGAAGCAGCAAAGAACCGCAGCACACTTGAAGTTGTTCCTG GTTTTGAGCAAGCAATCCAAGGTTATGCAATTCATGTCCTCTCCTTGACTTACCAGAAAGTGCCAAGGCCTGTAACTGCAGag GCCATTAACATCGAAGGTCTCTCGCTGGATAAGTTCCTAGAGTATCATGTAGCAAACAGTGGCTGGGTTCTCGAGAAGGGCCACAGCCGCTCTCAGCTGATGGTCCTTCCTCGTAACGAGTTCAATCATCCAGAACTGAAGAAGAACACAGTTGATGGCATGCCGTTCGAGCATGTCACCCGCATCTTCCCCATCCTAAGCTGA